From the Alkalibacter rhizosphaerae genome, one window contains:
- the rplS gene encoding 50S ribosomal protein L19, with the protein MNILREIEREQLKQEVPTFNVGDTVKVHVKVVEGKRERIQIFEGTVMKRQNGGIRETFTVRKISSGVGVERTFPLHSPRVEKIEVSRKGKVRRAKLFYLRERVGKSAKIKEKM; encoded by the coding sequence ATGAACATTTTAAGAGAAATTGAACGAGAGCAATTGAAACAAGAAGTACCGACCTTTAATGTTGGTGATACCGTTAAAGTTCACGTGAAAGTAGTGGAAGGTAAACGAGAACGGATCCAGATTTTCGAGGGAACTGTCATGAAGCGGCAAAACGGAGGCATTCGTGAAACCTTCACGGTGCGAAAGATCTCTTCTGGAGTTGGTGTGGAAAGAACTTTCCCCCTGCATTCCCCAAGAGTGGAAAAAATCGAAGTATCTAGAAAAGGTAAGGTTCGACGAGCAAAACTGTTCTACTTGCGAGAGCGTGTTGGCA
- the trmD gene encoding tRNA (guanosine(37)-N1)-methyltransferase TrmD: protein MKFVILSVVPEIFQGFLDTSIVKRAMDKGCVEVEVLNIRDFSENKHKKTDDYPFGGGPGMVMTPQPIADAIKEAKNRVQNGKVIYFTPKGKVYDQQICIDLAATRQDLILLCGHYEGVDQRVLDLFVDMELSMGDYVLTGGEIPAMALVDSVSRLLDGVLGNAESADNESFSSHLLEYPQYTRPREYEGIPVPEVLLGGNHKDIDQWRHQRSLEETREKRPDLYEKYEKGKE from the coding sequence ATGAAATTCGTCATATTGAGTGTTGTGCCGGAAATATTTCAAGGTTTCCTGGATACCAGTATCGTCAAAAGAGCCATGGATAAAGGCTGTGTGGAAGTGGAAGTACTCAATATTCGAGATTTTTCCGAGAACAAACATAAAAAGACGGATGATTATCCTTTTGGAGGGGGACCTGGCATGGTCATGACGCCCCAACCCATTGCCGATGCCATCAAGGAAGCAAAGAACAGGGTCCAAAACGGGAAAGTGATCTACTTTACACCGAAAGGAAAAGTATACGATCAGCAGATCTGCATTGACCTTGCAGCAACACGTCAAGACCTTATCCTTCTTTGCGGCCATTACGAAGGGGTGGACCAGCGGGTGCTGGATCTCTTTGTCGATATGGAGTTGTCCATGGGAGACTACGTTTTGACGGGAGGAGAGATCCCGGCAATGGCCCTGGTGGATTCTGTATCCAGGTTGCTGGATGGGGTATTGGGCAATGCAGAAAGTGCAGACAACGAATCATTTTCCAGTCATCTTCTGGAGTATCCCCAATACACCAGGCCGAGAGAATACGAAGGGATTCCTGTTCCGGAAGTGCTATTGGGAGGCAATCACAAGGATATCGACCAATGGCGTCATCAACGATCCTTGGAGGAAACAAGGGAGAAACGACCGGACTTGTATGAAAAGTATGAAAAAGGAAAAGAATAA
- the rimM gene encoding ribosome maturation factor RimM (Essential for efficient processing of 16S rRNA) → MKQDKLIIGKITSPHGVRGEMKVQALTDDMTRFDLLEQATVRMNGKEQTYAIQHVRYHKNMVLLTLEGITSKNQADELRNGQIVIPREQGIELEEDRYYIVDLIDMDVFENGERIGRLKEVLQHGAADLYIIEEEQKDLMLPATKENILNVDLEANRMDVFVPEGLRDL, encoded by the coding sequence ATGAAGCAAGACAAACTGATCATCGGAAAGATCACCTCTCCCCACGGTGTTCGCGGAGAGATGAAGGTGCAGGCCCTGACGGACGACATGACCCGTTTTGACTTATTGGAGCAAGCGACCGTACGAATGAACGGCAAAGAACAAACCTATGCCATTCAACACGTCCGCTACCACAAGAACATGGTCCTGTTGACCTTGGAGGGGATCACCAGCAAAAATCAGGCGGATGAACTCCGCAATGGACAAATCGTCATTCCGCGGGAACAAGGCATAGAGCTGGAAGAAGACCGGTATTACATAGTAGACCTTATTGACATGGACGTATTTGAAAATGGAGAGAGGATCGGTCGCCTGAAGGAAGTGCTGCAGCATGGAGCTGCCGACTTGTACATCATTGAAGAAGAACAAAAGGATCTGATGCTCCCTGCTACCAAGGAAAATATTTTGAACGTGGATTTGGAAGCCAATCGAATGGATGTGTTTGTGCCGGAAGGATTGAGAGATCTATGA
- a CDS encoding KH domain-containing protein, with amino-acid sequence MKELVEVLAKNLVDFPEQVEVVQTTKDHTIVLELHVAPEDMGKVIGKQGRIAKAIRTVLKAAATKDNIKVILEIIQ; translated from the coding sequence TTGAAAGAATTAGTAGAAGTATTGGCAAAAAACCTGGTAGATTTCCCGGAACAAGTGGAAGTTGTCCAAACGACAAAAGATCATACCATTGTGTTGGAATTGCATGTTGCTCCTGAAGATATGGGAAAAGTGATTGGCAAGCAAGGCAGGATCGCCAAAGCCATCCGAACCGTTCTCAAAGCAGCGGCTACAAAAGACAACATTAAAGTTATTCTGGAAATCATCCAATAA
- the rpsP gene encoding 30S ribosomal protein S16, translating into MAVRIRLKRIGAKKKPFYRIVVADSRSPRDGKFIEEIGYFNPLTEPNEVKIEEERAKKWLADGAQPSDTVKALFKKNGIME; encoded by the coding sequence ATGGCAGTACGAATCAGACTAAAGCGAATTGGTGCAAAGAAAAAACCTTTTTACAGAATCGTCGTTGCAGATTCCAGATCTCCGAGAGACGGCAAGTTTATCGAAGAGATCGGATATTTCAACCCGTTGACGGAACCGAATGAAGTAAAGATCGAAGAGGAAAGAGCAAAAAAATGGTTGGCTGATGGTGCACAACCTTCCGATACGGTGAAAGCATTGTTCAAAAAGAATGGAATCATGGAGTAA
- the ffh gene encoding signal recognition particle protein, with the protein MAFEGLSGKLQDTFKKLRGKGKLTEKDIKEATREIKLALLEADVNFKVVKKFVADINERSMGAEVLKSLTPGQQVIKIVKDEMTRLLGEKPVKLDYASKGLTGLMLVGLQGAGKTTTAGKLANHMKKDGKKVLLVACDVYRPAAVKQLQVVGKQVDAEVYSDETSKDPVQIAKDGFRFAREHFFDVVLYDTAGRLQIDETLMEELAKIKEEVAPDHIVLNIDAMTGQEAVQVAETFNEKIDLTGVILTKLDGDTRGGAALSVSAVTGKPILFAGMGEKLTDLEIFYPDRMASRILGMGDVLSFIEKAQADFDEEKAKEQMDKFRKQTYTLEDFKEQLLQMKSMGSFKDIIDMMPGANKKALKGMDFDDKEFARSEAIINSMTKNERIQPNIINASRRKRIAAGSGTRVQDVNKLLKGFEQSKKMMKQLSGLNNKKHGKMKFPFM; encoded by the coding sequence ATGGCATTTGAAGGATTGAGCGGGAAGCTGCAAGATACGTTCAAAAAGCTTCGCGGCAAAGGAAAACTAACGGAAAAAGATATAAAGGAAGCCACCAGGGAAATAAAATTGGCCTTGTTGGAAGCAGATGTCAACTTCAAGGTCGTCAAAAAATTTGTTGCCGATATCAATGAACGGTCCATGGGAGCGGAAGTGCTGAAAAGCTTGACCCCGGGACAGCAGGTCATTAAGATCGTCAAAGACGAGATGACCCGTCTCCTTGGGGAGAAACCGGTGAAGTTGGATTATGCATCCAAAGGACTGACCGGTTTGATGTTGGTGGGACTGCAAGGTGCCGGAAAAACCACCACGGCAGGAAAACTGGCCAACCACATGAAAAAAGACGGGAAAAAAGTTTTACTGGTTGCCTGTGACGTCTATCGTCCGGCAGCCGTCAAACAATTGCAAGTCGTCGGGAAACAGGTGGATGCGGAGGTATACTCCGATGAAACCAGCAAAGATCCGGTACAGATCGCCAAAGACGGCTTCCGTTTTGCAAGAGAGCATTTTTTTGATGTGGTTCTTTACGATACCGCCGGTCGTCTGCAGATCGACGAGACATTGATGGAAGAACTGGCGAAAATAAAGGAAGAAGTAGCTCCGGACCACATCGTCCTCAACATCGATGCCATGACAGGACAGGAAGCAGTTCAAGTGGCAGAAACCTTCAACGAAAAAATCGACTTGACCGGTGTCATATTGACCAAATTGGATGGAGATACACGAGGCGGTGCTGCATTATCGGTGTCTGCCGTCACCGGGAAGCCCATTTTATTTGCCGGTATGGGCGAAAAACTGACGGATCTTGAGATCTTTTATCCGGATCGGATGGCCTCCCGCATATTGGGTATGGGCGACGTATTGAGCTTTATCGAAAAAGCCCAGGCAGACTTTGATGAAGAAAAAGCAAAAGAACAAATGGATAAATTCCGCAAGCAGACATACACCTTGGAAGATTTCAAGGAACAGTTGCTGCAGATGAAGAGCATGGGATCCTTCAAGGACATCATCGACATGATGCCCGGTGCCAACAAAAAGGCGTTGAAAGGCATGGATTTTGACGACAAGGAATTTGCACGATCGGAAGCGATCATCAATTCCATGACCAAAAATGAACGGATCCAGCCAAACATCATCAATGCCAGCCGCCGAAAGCGAATTGCGGCAGGTTCCGGAACGCGAGTACAGGACGTTAATAAATTGCTTAAAGGCTTTGAACAATCCAAAAAAATGATGAAGCAGTTGAGTGGTTTAAATAATAAGAAACATGGGAAAATGAAATTTCCATTCATGTAA
- the ylxM gene encoding YlxM family DNA-binding protein, with amino-acid sequence MEEFVEISLLYDFYGSFLTDKQREAIEYYYNLNYSLSEIGEKMGITRQGVRDQLIRAKELLHSFDEKLGLVDKYQRQQTLLQDSVKGLDEVMARMDDENAKGSLMQVRKQLTRLMEEA; translated from the coding sequence ATGGAAGAGTTTGTGGAAATATCCCTGTTGTATGACTTCTATGGGTCTTTTCTGACGGACAAGCAAAGAGAAGCCATCGAATACTATTACAACTTGAATTATTCCCTTTCCGAAATTGGAGAGAAAATGGGCATCACCAGGCAAGGTGTTCGAGATCAATTGATCCGCGCCAAAGAACTCTTGCACAGTTTTGATGAAAAACTGGGGTTGGTGGACAAATACCAAAGACAACAGACCCTCCTCCAGGATAGTGTAAAAGGATTGGATGAGGTTATGGCCCGAATGGACGATGAAAACGCCAAAGGATCTTTGATGCAGGTTCGAAAACAGTTGACACGATTGATGGAAGAAGCGTAA
- the ftsY gene encoding signal recognition particle-docking protein FtsY: protein MGENIFDKLKKSLEKTKKSFSGKIDQLINYSGVYDEDFFEELEEILILSDIGYESTQRIVEKTREIMTTENITDKQEVKKAIKRVVRDMLTEEGKEELETPAVFLIVGVNGVGKTTSIAKLAKMFKNQGKSVMLAAGDTFRAAAVEQLETWAGRVGVPIIKNAQGADPSSVLYDALQAAKTKQVDVLLCDTAGRLHNKDNLMKELAKMNKIIENNAGHFHVYRYLVLDATSGSNAVNQAQVFHEVTNLNGIILTKLDGSAKGGIVIPIKYMYDIPVRYVGVGEGLDDIQVFEPADFSAILFE, encoded by the coding sequence ATGGGAGAGAATATTTTTGATAAATTAAAAAAGAGTCTGGAGAAAACAAAAAAAAGCTTCTCCGGAAAAATCGATCAACTCATCAACTATTCCGGTGTTTATGACGAAGACTTCTTTGAAGAACTGGAAGAGATCCTGATCCTTTCCGACATCGGTTACGAAAGCACGCAACGAATCGTCGAGAAGACCCGGGAGATCATGACCACCGAAAACATCACGGACAAACAGGAAGTCAAAAAGGCCATCAAGAGAGTTGTTCGGGACATGTTGACGGAAGAGGGGAAAGAAGAGCTGGAAACACCGGCTGTATTTCTTATCGTAGGCGTCAATGGTGTTGGAAAAACCACTTCCATCGCCAAACTGGCAAAAATGTTCAAAAATCAGGGCAAAAGCGTCATGCTTGCTGCGGGGGACACTTTTCGTGCCGCTGCTGTAGAGCAACTGGAAACTTGGGCAGGACGTGTAGGAGTGCCTATCATCAAAAATGCCCAGGGGGCAGACCCTTCCTCTGTCCTTTATGACGCACTGCAGGCCGCCAAGACAAAACAAGTGGATGTTTTGCTGTGTGATACGGCGGGGCGTCTTCACAACAAAGACAATTTGATGAAAGAACTGGCGAAGATGAACAAGATCATAGAAAACAACGCTGGACATTTTCACGTGTATCGATATCTTGTTTTAGATGCCACCAGTGGAAGCAATGCGGTAAATCAAGCCCAGGTGTTTCACGAAGTGACCAATCTGAATGGAATTATTTTGACCAAGCTGGACGGCAGTGCCAAAGGCGGCATCGTGATCCCCATCAAATACATGTACGACATACCTGTACGTTACGTAGGGGTGGGAGAAGGACTGGATGATATCCAGGTTTTTGAACCGGCAGATTTTTCGGCAATTTTATTCGAATAA
- the smc gene encoding chromosome segregation protein SMC has product MYLKRIEIYGFKSFADRIELDFDRGITAVVGPNGSGKSNIADAIKWVLGEQKIKSLRGSKMEDVIFAGTIARKPLGYAEVTLVLDNSQGVLALEYDEISVTRRLYRSGESEYLINKTPCRLKDIQELFADTGLGKEGYSIIGQGKIDSIVSSNPQDIRHLFDEAAGIVKFKNRKQESERKLERTVDNIHRVTDIVTELEKQLGPLKRQRKKAQIYLEHAEELKKIQLNVFVNRTEQLDAQLNDLTQQHRESQIQLEEKKRQTEEADNTYQALRRETGILEAEIDEINETMLDLSQRTERFNTEIQVSRTNMKNAADRIRQYEEEKAESQKKIQELTSLLEQNSNEKEEHKKKWDQIRLLVEESLTEKETLEEAIRIKRMENRSREWEMQKMQETLQKLDQETALAKSNVEYAGDRIETLKDEYQSMESEVEVLVQRKEKALQQKKEWEEVLRLKETELEEQRNQQKERREQRSQLSSRRSLLNNNLASEKSKLHMLEEDQDAKGYYRSVKNLLSHKQRDPKGMEGMRDIAGNLLKVDPEYAIAIETAMGGSFQHIVVDNDRMAQKCIGLLNEKKWGRATFLPLNAVKGKREVLPSNMTSKSGVLGLAIDLISFDSEYEGIFSQILGKTLIVDDLETGLEWSRKNNYRGKIVTRKGEVFHPGGAIVGGTFNKNNLLLQRNNRIESLKQNILEMTEEWKQVEQQLDLADREIQDLEVEIKDRQAKVHNVMTELRLIDQGLESLDKDQASIRQRMEKHEKSMEDNQDKIRSLQEKIREMDGTRKKIQEDLQHQPVQDESEQDDDMENQLRDCTERLNSRRIEAARLETQYRGMEQQEMNEKMRLEEAREQNHRKDQQILELKEMIQQGEEGILNKSDFMNDAESQIARFKEDLAEKQKKRKEKNQRFDYLESQLKGYNHEQMLLNETIGKLDVKINANELEKEHLSENIFEDYQMTYLMAKEYRYPVENMELEMKNAKALKDKIKGLGNINLAAIDQYKEVHDRHAFLTEQREDLLKAREELKTMIKDISKDIQVQFVEQFTLIQAQFNQTFKRLFNGGNAGLLIVDDEDILDTGIEIVAQPPGKKLKNITLLSGGEKSLTAIALLFAIIRIKPAPFCVLDEIDAALDDSNVDRFAHFLAQLNKENQFITITHRKGTMETADRLYGVTMGRDGVSKMLSVQLSDIV; this is encoded by the coding sequence TTGTATCTTAAAAGAATTGAAATATACGGTTTCAAATCCTTTGCGGATCGGATCGAATTGGATTTCGATCGAGGGATCACAGCAGTAGTCGGTCCCAACGGCAGCGGGAAAAGCAATATAGCAGATGCCATCAAATGGGTGCTTGGAGAGCAAAAGATCAAGTCCCTGCGAGGCTCTAAAATGGAAGATGTCATTTTTGCCGGAACCATTGCGAGAAAACCCTTGGGCTATGCGGAAGTGACCCTGGTATTAGACAACAGCCAAGGTGTCTTGGCGTTGGAATACGATGAGATCAGCGTCACCAGACGGTTGTATCGATCTGGAGAAAGCGAATATTTGATCAATAAAACTCCTTGTCGCCTCAAAGACATTCAGGAGCTTTTTGCCGATACGGGCTTGGGAAAAGAAGGATATTCCATTATAGGTCAGGGGAAGATCGATTCCATTGTCAGTAGCAATCCACAGGATATTCGTCATTTGTTTGATGAAGCGGCAGGGATCGTAAAATTTAAAAATCGAAAACAGGAATCGGAACGAAAATTGGAGCGTACGGTTGACAACATCCACCGGGTGACGGACATTGTAACGGAACTGGAAAAGCAATTGGGACCGTTGAAAAGACAACGAAAAAAAGCACAGATCTATTTGGAGCATGCGGAAGAACTGAAGAAAATCCAATTGAACGTCTTTGTCAATCGAACGGAGCAGCTGGATGCCCAGCTAAACGATCTTACCCAGCAGCACCGGGAAAGCCAGATCCAGCTGGAAGAGAAGAAACGGCAAACAGAAGAGGCGGACAACACTTATCAGGCTCTTCGACGGGAGACCGGGATACTGGAAGCGGAAATCGACGAAATCAACGAGACCATGCTGGACCTGAGCCAGCGTACAGAACGGTTCAACACGGAGATCCAAGTATCCAGAACAAACATGAAAAATGCCGCAGACCGAATTCGCCAATACGAAGAAGAGAAAGCGGAATCCCAAAAGAAGATCCAAGAGTTGACTTCCTTACTGGAGCAAAACTCCAACGAGAAGGAAGAACATAAGAAAAAGTGGGATCAGATCCGCCTTTTGGTGGAAGAAAGCCTGACGGAAAAAGAAACGTTGGAAGAAGCGATCCGGATCAAACGGATGGAAAATAGAAGTCGAGAATGGGAAATGCAAAAGATGCAGGAAACACTGCAAAAACTCGACCAGGAAACCGCCCTAGCCAAAAGCAACGTGGAATATGCAGGAGACCGGATCGAAACATTGAAAGACGAATACCAGTCCATGGAGAGTGAAGTGGAGGTTCTGGTACAACGCAAGGAGAAAGCCCTTCAACAGAAAAAAGAATGGGAAGAGGTTTTGCGTCTTAAAGAAACGGAACTGGAAGAACAGCGAAATCAGCAAAAAGAACGGAGAGAACAGCGAAGCCAGCTGTCATCCAGGAGAAGCCTGCTCAACAACAATCTTGCTTCGGAAAAATCGAAATTGCATATGTTGGAAGAAGACCAGGATGCCAAAGGCTATTATCGCAGTGTAAAAAATCTGTTGTCCCACAAGCAACGGGACCCAAAAGGCATGGAAGGCATGCGGGACATAGCCGGCAACTTGCTGAAAGTTGATCCTGAATATGCCATTGCCATCGAAACCGCCATGGGAGGTTCCTTTCAACATATCGTAGTGGACAATGATCGAATGGCCCAAAAATGCATCGGACTGCTCAATGAGAAAAAATGGGGCAGAGCCACCTTCCTGCCTTTGAACGCGGTAAAGGGGAAGAGGGAGGTCCTACCATCCAACATGACTTCCAAGAGCGGTGTGTTGGGGCTTGCCATCGATTTGATTTCCTTTGATTCCGAGTACGAAGGCATTTTTTCGCAGATTTTGGGCAAGACCCTGATCGTCGACGATCTGGAAACCGGTTTGGAATGGAGCAGGAAGAATAATTACCGGGGAAAGATCGTTACCCGGAAGGGAGAAGTGTTCCATCCGGGTGGAGCCATCGTCGGAGGAACCTTCAACAAGAACAATCTTCTTTTACAGCGAAACAACCGAATCGAATCATTGAAACAAAACATCCTGGAAATGACGGAAGAATGGAAACAGGTGGAACAACAGCTGGATCTGGCCGATCGGGAGATCCAGGACCTGGAGGTCGAAATAAAAGACCGTCAGGCCAAGGTGCACAACGTGATGACAGAACTTCGACTTATCGATCAGGGATTGGAATCTTTGGATAAAGACCAGGCATCCATTCGACAACGGATGGAGAAGCATGAAAAAAGCATGGAAGATAATCAAGACAAAATAAGATCCTTGCAAGAGAAGATCCGAGAAATGGATGGAACCAGAAAAAAGATCCAGGAAGATCTTCAACATCAACCTGTACAGGATGAATCCGAGCAAGACGATGATATGGAAAATCAGTTGAGAGATTGCACGGAACGTTTGAACAGTCGACGCATCGAAGCTGCCCGCCTGGAGACCCAGTATCGGGGTATGGAACAGCAGGAAATGAACGAAAAAATGCGGCTGGAAGAGGCCCGAGAACAAAACCATCGAAAGGATCAGCAGATCCTGGAACTAAAGGAAATGATCCAGCAAGGGGAGGAAGGCATCCTCAACAAGTCTGATTTCATGAACGATGCAGAATCTCAAATTGCACGATTCAAAGAGGATCTGGCAGAAAAACAAAAGAAACGGAAAGAGAAGAATCAACGATTCGATTATCTGGAAAGCCAACTGAAAGGGTACAATCACGAACAAATGTTGTTGAACGAAACCATTGGAAAGCTGGATGTAAAGATCAACGCCAACGAGCTGGAAAAAGAACACCTTTCAGAGAACATATTTGAAGACTATCAGATGACTTACCTTATGGCAAAAGAATACCGCTATCCGGTAGAGAATATGGAACTGGAAATGAAAAATGCCAAAGCGTTGAAAGACAAGATCAAAGGTCTTGGAAACATCAACCTGGCAGCCATCGATCAATACAAGGAAGTTCACGACAGGCATGCATTTTTAACGGAACAGCGGGAAGACTTGTTGAAAGCCAGAGAAGAATTGAAGACCATGATCAAGGACATCAGCAAAGACATCCAGGTTCAATTTGTAGAGCAGTTCACACTGATCCAGGCCCAGTTCAACCAGACATTCAAACGCCTCTTCAATGGCGGGAATGCGGGACTGCTGATCGTGGACGATGAAGATATTTTGGACACAGGCATCGAGATCGTGGCCCAACCCCCAGGGAAGAAACTGAAAAACATCACGTTGTTGTCTGGCGGAGAAAAATCCCTGACAGCCATCGCCCTACTCTTTGCCATCATCCGCATCAAGCCGGCACCCTTTTGCGTCCTCGACGAGATCGACGCTGCATTGGATGACAGCAATGTGGATCGTTTTGCACATTTTCTGGCCCAATTGAACAAAGAAAACCAGTTTATTACCATTACCCATCGAAAGGGGACCATGGAAACAGCAGACCGTTTGTACGGCGTGACCATGGGGAGAGACGGCGTATCGAAAATGCTGTCGGTACAGTTGTCCGATATCGTATAG
- a CDS encoding elongator complex protein 3 has product MKHKIIPIFIPHEGCPHDCSFCNQKKIAGAVSSPDEEEIKETIGRYRSSNSTSHPTYTLAYYGGSFTAIQKERQIRLLQLAEEARRKGFIQRIRISTRPDYLTRENVQLLSKYGVDYVEIGVQSTDPVVLSLAGRHYDVLTIQRGVEELKKANIGHGYQMMVGLPGDSEEKLYATTWQLLKGDPGSIRIYPCLVLADTLLESWYQRGEYRPLEIREAVEWTKIPYAMFTNRKIPIIRMGLHASESLQQADSLIAGPFHPAFGEMVVSSIYKDLLKEFILDKNVEGETIIVGAEKKIHSKIIGNKSFVVKELLEETGVILRLVQQEDLGDDVLLDRNGERHRLQMKSHLHRMEAFYQRKFNTRK; this is encoded by the coding sequence ATGAAGCATAAGATCATCCCCATTTTTATTCCCCACGAAGGGTGCCCACATGATTGTTCATTTTGCAATCAGAAAAAAATCGCAGGTGCTGTGTCCAGTCCGGATGAAGAAGAGATCAAGGAGACCATTGGGCGGTATCGCAGCAGCAATTCCACAAGTCACCCCACTTACACTCTGGCGTATTATGGAGGAAGCTTCACAGCCATTCAAAAAGAGCGGCAAATACGCCTGTTGCAGTTGGCCGAAGAGGCCCGACGGAAAGGGTTTATCCAGCGGATTCGGATCTCCACAAGGCCGGATTATCTGACCAGGGAAAATGTACAGCTCCTTTCGAAGTACGGCGTTGACTACGTAGAAATCGGAGTGCAGTCCACCGATCCGGTCGTGTTGTCCCTGGCCGGGCGCCATTACGACGTTTTGACGATCCAACGTGGGGTGGAAGAATTGAAAAAAGCCAACATCGGCCACGGCTATCAGATGATGGTTGGGTTGCCCGGAGACAGTGAAGAGAAGCTTTATGCCACCACTTGGCAGTTGCTGAAAGGGGATCCTGGCAGCATCCGGATCTATCCTTGTCTGGTTTTGGCAGACACCCTGCTGGAATCATGGTATCAAAGGGGAGAATACCGACCATTGGAGATTCGGGAAGCTGTGGAATGGACCAAGATCCCATACGCCATGTTTACGAACCGGAAGATCCCCATCATTCGAATGGGATTGCATGCTTCTGAATCCTTGCAGCAAGCGGATTCCCTGATAGCAGGACCGTTCCACCCGGCATTTGGGGAAATGGTGGTTTCGTCCATCTACAAAGATCTGTTGAAAGAGTTTATCTTGGACAAAAACGTAGAAGGAGAAACCATAATTGTTGGAGCCGAGAAAAAGATCCATTCGAAAATCATAGGAAACAAGTCTTTCGTCGTGAAGGAATTGTTGGAGGAAACAGGGGTGATCCTCCGACTGGTCCAGCAGGAGGACCTGGGAGACGATGTTTTATTGGATCGGAACGGGGAGAGACATCGGCTGCAGATGAAATCCCATTTGCACAGGATGGAAGCATTCTATCAACGGAAATTCAATACAAGGAAGTGA
- the rnc gene encoding ribonuclease III — translation MQLDLSKLENSIGYSFRNEKLLENALTHSSYINEKSHLKNNERLEFLGDAVLELVTSDFLYRNYPDKTEGELTKVRAKIVCTDSLAKASAKHRFGSYMNMGKGEENTGGRERKSILANTFEAIVGAVYLDGGLSPARSMILQLLEETILHAAEGNLILDYKTKLQEIAQQKPESTLEYTIEKETGPEHNKIFHVHLYYNGVVIGVGKGSNKKEAEQEAAYHGLVDLGVLYEA, via the coding sequence ATGCAATTGGACTTGTCAAAATTGGAAAATTCCATCGGCTATTCCTTTCGAAACGAGAAGCTGCTGGAAAATGCATTGACCCACAGTTCTTACATCAACGAAAAATCTCACCTGAAAAACAACGAACGGTTGGAATTTCTAGGGGATGCAGTGTTGGAACTGGTGACCAGCGATTTCTTGTATCGAAACTACCCGGACAAAACGGAAGGGGAACTAACAAAGGTAAGAGCTAAAATAGTTTGCACGGACTCCTTGGCCAAAGCGTCTGCCAAACACCGGTTTGGCAGTTACATGAACATGGGAAAGGGAGAAGAAAATACCGGAGGACGGGAAAGAAAATCTATTTTAGCTAATACTTTTGAAGCCATTGTTGGTGCAGTGTATCTGGATGGCGGTTTGTCGCCGGCAAGATCCATGATCCTGCAACTCTTGGAGGAGACGATCCTCCATGCAGCAGAGGGGAACTTGATCCTTGACTACAAAACAAAACTGCAGGAGATCGCACAACAAAAACCGGAATCGACCCTGGAATACACCATCGAAAAGGAAACCGGGCCCGAACACAACAAGATTTTTCATGTGCATTTGTATTATAATGGTGTTGTGATCGGTGTGGGAAAAGGAAGCAACAAAAAGGAAGCGGAACAGGAAGCCGCCTATCACGGGCTGGTTGACTTGGGCGTTCTATATGAAGCATAA
- the acpP gene encoding acyl carrier protein codes for MDTFDKIKKIILEHLDVSEDDITPSADFMEDLGADSLDVAELIMSIEDEFNLEINEEELEGMRTIEDVVDYLDKL; via the coding sequence ATGGATACATTTGATAAAATCAAAAAAATCATTTTAGAGCATCTGGATGTAAGCGAAGACGACATCACTCCCAGTGCGGATTTTATGGAGGATTTGGGTGCCGATTCTCTCGATGTGGCAGAATTGATTATGTCCATTGAAGATGAGTTCAACTTGGAAATCAACGAAGAAGAGTTGGAAGGCATGAGAACCATTGAAGATGTTGTAGATTATTTGGACAAACTATAA